One genomic region from Synergistaceae bacterium encodes:
- a CDS encoding sigma-70 family RNA polymerase sigma factor → MEERGADDDSSRRAEEAELWRRFSSDGDEDARDELIVSYRPLVFWLARRFTVRPSSYQDLIQEGMLALIRAVDRFEPERHLRFTTYAFHRIRGQMINFLQRSESRAPVPVDDEYLVVEDPFSPDVFETMLAVLDEMKRLPEREESVVRALLIDGKNAREVALERGIDVSHVYRLRRNALAKLRRWLGEEATNEG, encoded by the coding sequence ATTGAGGAGCGAGGGGCCGACGACGACTCGTCCCGGCGGGCCGAGGAGGCGGAGCTGTGGCGGCGCTTCTCCTCGGACGGGGACGAGGACGCCAGGGACGAGCTGATCGTCTCCTACAGGCCTCTCGTCTTCTGGCTCGCCAGGCGGTTCACGGTGCGACCGTCGTCCTACCAGGACCTGATCCAGGAGGGGATGCTCGCCCTTATCCGGGCGGTCGACCGGTTCGAGCCGGAGCGCCACCTGAGGTTCACCACCTACGCCTTTCATCGGATCAGAGGCCAGATGATCAACTTCCTGCAGAGGTCGGAGAGCAGGGCCCCGGTGCCGGTGGACGACGAGTACCTGGTAGTCGAGGATCCCTTTTCGCCCGACGTTTTCGAGACGATGCTGGCGGTGCTGGACGAGATGAAGAGGCTGCCGGAGAGGGAGGAGTCCGTAGTCCGGGCGCTGCTGATCGACGGCAAGAACGCCAGGGAGGTGGCCCTGGAGCGTGGGATCGACGTGAGCCACGTCTACCGCCTGAGGAGAAACGCCCTGGCCAAGCTGAGGCGATGGCTGGGCGAGGAGGCCACAAACGAGGGCTGA
- a CDS encoding histidine phosphatase family protein has protein sequence MARLARRRVFFIRHGRTAWNEAMRFQGRTDVPLDEAGRSQAESLAARMAGWRGLRLYSSTLSRAMETARIISEACDGTIEPRDGLVEICFGEWEGMTLPEVKSADPDYVVRWRRNPFECVPPGGETFEAIRERLAPVLDEAFEADGRVAVVCHGGIIRAALYMLLGLSGEAAWRTRLGNCSVTGVEAGKRGMSLLFVNDCVHSFVDDGDRGILPGIPFSL, from the coding sequence GTGGCGCGTTTGGCAAGGCGTCGGGTTTTTTTTATAAGGCACGGCAGGACGGCCTGGAACGAGGCAATGCGCTTCCAGGGCAGGACGGACGTCCCCCTGGACGAAGCGGGGCGCTCGCAGGCCGAGAGTTTGGCGGCGAGGATGGCGGGGTGGCGCGGCCTCAGACTGTATTCAAGCACGCTGTCGCGCGCGATGGAGACGGCGAGGATCATCTCGGAGGCATGCGACGGCACGATCGAGCCCCGCGACGGGCTGGTGGAGATATGCTTCGGGGAGTGGGAGGGGATGACGCTGCCCGAGGTGAAGTCGGCGGACCCTGATTATGTCGTCAGGTGGCGACGAAACCCGTTCGAGTGCGTCCCGCCGGGCGGGGAGACCTTCGAGGCGATAAGAGAGAGGCTGGCACCGGTGCTGGACGAGGCTTTCGAGGCTGACGGCAGGGTAGCGGTGGTCTGCCACGGAGGTATAATAAGGGCGGCCCTCTACATGCTGCTGGGTCTGAGCGGAGAGGCTGCCTGGAGGACCAGGCTGGGCAACTGCTCGGTGACGGGAGTGGAGGCCGGAAAGCGCGGGATGTCGCTGCTGTTTGTGAACGACTGCGTCCACTCGTTCGTCGATGATGGCGACAGGGGCATTCTGCCCGGGATCCCTTTTTCTCTTTAG